A window from Primulina huaijiensis isolate GDHJ02 chromosome 11, ASM1229523v2, whole genome shotgun sequence encodes these proteins:
- the LOC140988314 gene encoding uncharacterized protein — translation MRQRRWIELVKDYDRDISYHPSKVNVFANALSRNETVLAYLSVHKPLQVKIQRFDLEVYARGDAPNLVTLTVLSTLRDIIRAGQSNDEQLQKWRQRDESKGSMLYSVEDGIVSTKMYKDLQLVYWWLGMKRDIMHFVSECLTCQQVKAEHQRQTGMLRLLPIPEWK, via the exons atgagacaaagacgatGGATAGAGCTTGTTAAGGACTATGAccgtgacattagctaccatcctaGCAAGGTTAATGTATTTGCGAATGCTTTGAGTAGAAATGAGACAGTCTTGGCATATTTATCAGTACATAAGCCTTTACAAGTGAAAATCCAGCGCTTCGATCTTGAAGTTTATGCTAGGGGAGATGCCCCTAATCTCGTTACTTTGACAGTACTTTCCACTCTACGAGATATAATTCGAGCCGGACAATCTAATGATGAGCAactgcagaaatggagacaACGAGATGAATCGAAGGGCAGCATGTTGTACTCAGTCGAGGATGGCATAGTTAG taccaagatgtacaaggacttaCAACTTGTATATTGGTGGCTGGGAATGAAACGAGACATTATGCACTTTGTATCTGAATGcttgacatgtcaacaagtgaaggcagagcatcaaagacagACAGGAATGCTTCGACTACtccccattcccgagtggaagtaa
- the LOC140988315 gene encoding uncharacterized protein — protein MGHKAGDCPKLKQPTTGRAYVIHAEQAEPDTTLITDSGATHSFISESFVKQLGILLVDVESGFRVTVPSGEHMVSNSMVKDVELKLQKNIIRADLMVIPMPEFDIILSMDWLTLNGAIIDFRRRSVSIRPPNGKPFIFKAAQNKQMPHIKRSNSRAARQGIYSP, from the exons ATGGGACACAAGGCTGGTGATTGCCCAAAGCTCAAGCAACCTACGACTGGAAGGGCATATGTGATTCATGCTGAGCAAGCGGAGCCAGACACTACGCTTATTACAG ATTCTGGAGCTACGCATTCGTTCATATCTGAATCCTTCGTGAAACAATTGGGAATCTTACTAGTAGACGTGGAGTCGGGATTTAGAGTTACAGTACCTTCTGGTGAACATATGGTCTCTAATAGCATGGTTAAGGATGTGGAACTTAAATTGCAAAAGAATATTATACGAGCAGACCTTATGGTAATACCTATGCCCGAGTTCGATATTATTTTGAGCATGGATTGGCTTACACTGAATGGGGCCATTATTGATTTTCGGCGGAGGTCAGTATCTATTAGACCACCAAATGGGAAACCATTTATCTTCAAGGCGGCACAAAACAAACAAATGCCTCatattaaaagatcaaattcaagagctGCTAGACAAGGGATTTATTCGCcttag
- the LOC140987442 gene encoding transcription factor MYB78-like, with product MEQMQAKAYNQSTEEEMVDLRRGQWTVEEDFALMNYISRHGEGRWNSLSRCAGLNRTGKSCRLRWLNYLRPDVRRGNITLEEQLLILELHSRWGNRWSKIAQHLPGRTDNEIKNYWRTRVQKHAKQLKCDVNSKQFKDTMRYLWMPRLVERIQAQASTSSGAAAMAASSYANSTATVYDLDDQSSTDPDMFSSQVVPPQPVFGGSAHTYSPGDSSVVASSDSFGTPVPDLTECYNNHPVLNQGNNQDYKGRDLSNYAEQFLISPTGYNFHQELNMTEESSQWMNGGDISDNLWNDIDDVWFLQH from the exons ATGGAACAAATGCAGGCCAAAGCTTACAACCAGAGTACGGAAGAGGAAATGGTTGACCTCAGAAGAGGGCAATGGACTGTTGAAGAAGACTTTGCTCTCATGAACTACATATCCCGCCACGGAGAAGGCCGCTGGAATTCGCTCTCCCGCTGTGCTG GCCTGAACAGAACTGGGAAGAGCTGCAGATTGAGATGGCTCAACTATTTGCGACCTGATGTCCGCCGGGGAAATATTACTCTCGAAGAACAGCTCCTGATTCTTGAACTCCATTCTCGTTGGGGCAATAG GTGGTCTAAAATCGCGCAACATTTGCCGGGAAGGACCGATAATGAGATCAAGAATTACTGGAGAACAAGGGTCCAAAAGCATGCGAAGCAGCTCAAGTGTGACGTTAACAGCAAGCAATTCAAGGACACCATGCGCTACCTTTGGATGCCAAGATTAGTCGAGAGAATCCAAGCTCAGGCCTCCACGAGCAGCGGAGCTGCCGCCATGGCAGCTTCCTCTTACGCCAATTCCACAGCCACTGTTTACGATCTCGACGACCAAAGTAGCACGGATCCCGACATGTTCTCATCTCAAGTCGTGCCTCCGCAGCCTGTCTTCGGCGGCAGCGCTCACACTTATTCCCCAGGAGATTCCAGCGTCGTTGCATCATCGGACTCTTTCGGGACGCCGGTTCCCGACCTGACGGAGTGTTACAACAATCATCCAGTACTGAACCAGGGAAATAATCAAGATTATAAGGGAAGGGATCTTTCGAATTATGCTGAACAATTTTTAATCAGCCCCACTGGTTATAATTTTCACCAGGAGTTGAATATGACGGAGGAAAGCAGCCAGTGGATGAACGGCGGAGACATATCGGACAATCTGTGGAATGATATCGATGACGTCTGGTTCTTACAACATTGA